The DNA region GACGATGATTTCGTTGTTTTAGAATCATTTCGATTTACTTTGCctgtcattttatttttttgcagTGGTATGTTTTTTTACGTTTGGAAAATATGAGctaaaatcaaatcacaaaaacaattgatgtTGAGCGTTTgtatgaatggaatgaaatgaaattggtgAATTGTTGACAAGCTAAAAATACATCATAGGCAACATATGAGACAATTTAgcacaaaataataatatatggGTGTCTGAGTTACCCAAATTGATATTGTTTATGATAGGGAAAAgagaattcaaatttttttttattgaatgctACTTTACTTTGATGTGGATGTTGAAGATTCCAAAGATGAATattttgctgctgttgttgttgttgttattattgttgttggttacTGGAGAAACGAATTCAattaatataaaatgaaCCAGCACAATTGCTGAAAAGTAAGTaaagattgatttgaatgaaaaacattaatttaTGGATACACATATGATGAACAAGACACTAATAAAACATAATTCATCTTGATTTTGTGCTCAAAATCTTGGATAGAATTTGTAGACACTAAAATCAAATAGAATattcagtcagtcagtcactTGGTCAATCATTCAGACGATCGTGGTCTATATAACgttaatgttgttgacaatTGATGGCTCCCAAAAGTTCTATATACGCTAAACAATGTTCCATACAGCCATACAATCGGATGGATTCATCTCTGttttgaatatgaattgTCGATCAAATTCCGATACGTTTATTTTTATGTGCTGTAAACATAAAACTTTGAAATTCGAATTACCATCAAGACGACCGTAACGCCATCCATGAATCAATTAGTGTGTGAATTAACATATGTCTGTGATTTTTGATGAGCGTGATCATTGTTTAccatttgaaatgaacaaaaaaaaattgatttatggATAATGACCAGTGATTCAACTAAACAGCCATTAATTGGCTTTGTTCATTCTAAAAATTCACCTATTCAACAGCAATCCGATAACGATTCAATAGCTCAAAAATCAAGTGGTAAATTTTACAAAGAGATCATtgctcaatcatcatcatcatcaatatcaaaagcatcaccatcaagatgtaaaacaaaatccaatcgaatgataaaatttgacTGTGATGCATGTGGACGAACTGTACAAGCaatgaatattcattcacataaTCTATCTATTGAACATCAATTCCGTGCGAATCAATTTAGCGAAATCGATACATCGTATGCACAATATGCCCATTTGAATCGACCAGATAATTGTGGCTATCAATTACTTCGTAAACAAGGTTGGTCTGGTCGAACAGGCCTTGGTCGACAAGAACAAGGTCGAAAATTTCCTTTGAAAGCTGTTGAAAAACAAGACCGCAAAGGATTAGGTTATGAACAAACGATTGATCAATCGAAAGAAATCCAAACAAGCAGACAACAATCATTTGAACGTAAAGATCAAATTCTACGACGGCAAAATCGAGAACGAAGActagaaattgaatttcgtcGTCAATTTCGTGATGATGGTATTATAtaacattgaacaaattgtCATGtgttatcattcatttgttaataaatcaaaattttaatttttatataaataataattttcggaatcattttgtttttgacgGATCATAATTCCGATTGAATATATTCTAAATTATATGGCATAGTAAAGGTTTAGCTTCGACCGGTTTCTTTTTtacgatttttttatttccgttgttatcattgttgttgttgttgtttgtgttatTTTCGATATAATTATCGTCATtgtgttgatt from Dermatophagoides farinae isolate YC_2012a chromosome 5, ASM2471394v1, whole genome shotgun sequence includes:
- the LOC124500082 gene encoding uncharacterized protein LOC124500082; amino-acid sequence: MTSDSTKQPLIGFVHSKNSPIQQQSDNDSIAQKSSGKFYKEIIAQSSSSSISKASPSRCKTKSNRMIKFDCDACGRTVQAMNIHSHNLSIEHQFRANQFSEIDTSYAQYAHLNRPDNCGYQLLRKQGWSGRTGLGRQEQGRKFPLKAVEKQDRKGLGYEQTIDQSKEIQTSRQQSFERKDQILRRQNRERRLEIEFRRQFRDDGII